A single genomic interval of Alteromonas sp. CI.11.F.A3 harbors:
- the lpxH gene encoding UDP-2,3-diacylglucosamine diphosphatase → MSFTYFIADLHLSADRPDITACLMQFLENEAKEADALYVLGDLFEVWIGDDDVTPFNTAIADAFKSLSQHIPIYFMHGNRDFAIREGWTNKAGMTLINEPTVIDLYGTPTLITHGDELCTNDVAYQKFRKKSRGWWWPRLMLALPLWYRRRVARNGRAESKENQKHLKPDIMDVTPTEVVKVMELHKVQRLIHGHTHRPNIHSLIANGKPATRIVLGDWYDQGSTLCVSSTDIALQSHKFK, encoded by the coding sequence ATGTCATTTACTTACTTCATCGCTGATTTACACCTAAGTGCAGACCGCCCAGACATCACCGCGTGTTTAATGCAGTTCTTAGAAAATGAAGCAAAAGAGGCAGATGCCCTATATGTATTGGGCGACCTTTTTGAGGTTTGGATTGGCGATGATGATGTTACTCCGTTCAATACCGCTATTGCAGACGCGTTCAAATCCTTAAGCCAACATATCCCTATTTATTTTATGCATGGCAACCGCGACTTTGCTATACGCGAAGGCTGGACTAACAAAGCCGGCATGACACTCATAAACGAACCCACCGTAATAGACTTATACGGGACACCCACACTTATCACCCATGGCGATGAGCTTTGCACGAACGATGTGGCCTATCAAAAATTTAGAAAAAAATCGCGAGGTTGGTGGTGGCCAAGACTCATGCTGGCCTTGCCTTTGTGGTATAGACGCCGTGTTGCACGAAATGGCCGCGCAGAAAGTAAAGAAAACCAAAAGCACCTTAAACCGGACATTATGGATGTGACACCCACTGAAGTGGTGAAAGTCATGGAGTTACATAAAGTGCAGCGTTTAATTCATGGACACACACACCGCCCTAATATTCACTCGCTGATAGCAAATGGTAAGCCAGCAACCCGAATTGTTTTAGGTGACTGGTACGATCAAGGCAGTACATTGTGTGTGTCTAGCACAGATATTGCGTTACAA